In the Hevea brasiliensis isolate MT/VB/25A 57/8 chromosome 8, ASM3005281v1, whole genome shotgun sequence genome, tatatataatagatAAAAATAGATAGAGCGAGTAATATAAATATAAAGAGAAGGACTTCCTAcataaacaagaaaaaaaaaaaaaatttgctctAGTTGAGCTCTACATAATTAGTGAGCAATTATTTGTGcttaattttcaattaaatattatttacatACAGCAAATAAAGTGTGCTTTATTATCAATAACTTTTAatacaataatattaaaattactttTAAATCTATAAAGTCTCATACTCGAtttctaatttaataaaaaattagaaaatttcTCTTTTTTAACTAACTTGATTACCAAAAAAATTTAACAGAAGaggttaaataatttataaattaaaaataaaaaattaaattatataaaataaaataattaattttattaaaatatttagattaaataataatttttccaatATTAAATGAAAGATCCTCTTTCCTCATAACTTCCCTTTCTTATCTTGCTTGCAAAGGAAAGTAACCAAGTGGACATGGCTGTCCCAAAACGTGTGGCTTTAGCCTTCTAGTGACCCTTGCATCGTGTGGCTTTAACCTTAGAAATTAAGAGAATTTCTGGGCTTGCAAGTTTAGATGAAATGGTTACACAGGCCTTGGTGGCACTCGAAGATCTGGTGATTGATGATTGCGGTGAACTGATGTACTTATGGCATGGTTTGACTAATTTGGACAAGCTCTCTTGTCTGAGCAATTTGCGGATCAGAGACTGTAGAAAGCTTGTGTCATTGGTAACaagagaggaagggcttttgcCTTGTAATCTTGAAGTTTTGAGCTTAAGTAATTGTGTTGAATTAGAGAATCTGCCATATAGGCTGCACAGCCTCACATCTCTCAGAAATTTGAGCATCATTTTTTGTCCAAAACTTGGGTCATTTCCAGCTGTAGGTTTACCCTGTAGTGTTAGAAGTCTCCATATTCAATTTTGTGATTCTGTGGAGTCCGTGCCGGAGAGCATTATGCAAGTCAGTAATACTGGCAATGAGAAAACTTATTTCGAGAATTTGAGTTTCAGGAGATGTCCGTCTCTTACATCCCTTCCAGTTGGTGAATTTCCTCATTCAGTTAAGAGTATTGAATTTTGCTATTGGACAACACAATTATTGGAGTCGCTTGATGATGGGTTCTCTCACCTCACTACATTAGTAATATTCGGCTCTCCCAAGTTAGAGTCTTTCCCAGAAAGTGGATTGGCCATCCCCAATCTTCGCTCTTTTTCCATTGCATACTGTGAGAATTTGAAGTCACTACCTAATCAGATGCAAAATCTGAAATCTCTTGTATCTCTAGAGGTGGTGAATTGTGGAGGATTGGTGTCGTTTCCAAAAGAGGGTTTGCCCTCAAACGTAATCAATCTTGTAATTTGTGAATGCAAGAATctgacacagccagtgtcagagtGGAGACTTGAAAGACTCTCCTCACTTATAGATTTAACAATCATAGGTACAAGTCCTAGTACAGATATGGTTTCCTTTCCAGATGAAGAGGGAAAACTGCTTCCCTCTTCCCTAACCAGTCTTTCAGTCCAACGTCTTGAGAATCTGAAATCCATATCCAGGGGTCTTCACAACCTCACCTCACTTGAAAGATTATGGATATGGGATTGCCCTAAACTCCGATCCTTGCCAAAAGAGGGCCTTCTTGCCACACTTGGATTATTGTGTATCACAGGGTGCCCTCTTCTGCAGAAACGTTGCACAAAAAAGAAAGGAAAGTATTGGCCCTTTATTGCTAATATTCCCTATCTTGACGTCTCTTAAATAAAAATCCAGATAGGATTCTGCCTCAAGAAACAAAGACGGTATGATGAAGGACGAAGGCACTCCACAAATGAGGTATTTCTCTTTACACTATCTGACTTCCAGCCTATATTGTATTTGATATGGAGCAATTTTTTGGCCTAAAATTGAAACTAATAGTCACTTCTGTTCAGTTGTATGGTATTTCAAACATAagaaataaacttttttttttttttaattttagagaaGTACCTGTAATTCATTAAATGGTCATATAGTCATAGTTATATTATGTTTATTTGGTGCTAAACTGCTAATTGACCATGCAAAAGTGAAAATTTCTCTATTGAAGAAGAATCCTTCAATTGGACTGCAGATCAGTTATTATGCTACATCTTGCTAATGGCAGGACTGGATACACAGATGTTCATTCATGACAGCTTTTATTCTTCATCATTATGTTTCTTCTTGAAATCCTTTTATTGCATACGAAATTTTGGTTAACAGATGTTTAATCATGACAACTTTTGTTCTTCATCATTAAGTTTCTGTGTAGACTCCTTTTATTGTTTGCCTAACTTTGGTTCTAATGAGAACAAATTTTTCGTTTAGGTTATGGCCATATTTGGGAGGCCTGAAGAACTAATGAACTGTGCATGTCACCTTTTGGTTTCAGCAAAAGGGAATTTGGATTGAGCTTAGAGTTGATGTAAACAGTTAAGAACCAATCCATCTAGAGTTCAACCGTTATTGATTTGCTTATGTTTAGAAGTAAGCTAGTGATTAAGCTAGATTGGCCCCAGCCCTGGGAGATGTCATTGTAACCCCAAATTGAGTAATATTTTACATGGTATATTGTGTAGGATTCAAGTATTCTCTCAACAAATAGAATTATGAAATGGTTCCATCACTTCCTTTAACAGGGGAACCTGCCTGAATCATCCTGGTCTGGGTATCAGAGCTTAAAAGAATGGAAAGGATTTCAGGATGGTCTGAGCTTGAAAAATGCAGAAAATGAGGCCGGCTCCCAGCTGCTGAGACACCTCTCATGAGAACTTAAAGAACTTAGATTTTTGCCAATTATTTTTCAATTCATGGGGCCACTGACAAATGAGG is a window encoding:
- the LOC110667981 gene encoding putative disease resistance protein At3g14460, encoding MVTQALVALEDLVIDDCGELMYLWHGLTNLDKLSCLSNLRIRDCRKLVSLVTREEGLLPCNLEVLSLSNCVELENLPYRLHSLTSLRNLSIIFCPKLGSFPAVGLPCSVRSLHIQFCDSVESVPESIMQVSNTGNEKTYFENLSFRRCPSLTSLPVGEFPHSVKSIEFCYWTTQLLESLDDGFSHLTTLVIFGSPKLESFPESGLAIPNLRSFSIAYCENLKSLPNQMQNLKSLVSLEVVNCGGLVSFPKEGLPSNVINLVICECKNLTQPVSEWRLERLSSLIDLTIIGTSPSTDMVSFPDEEGKLLPSSLTSLSVQRLENLKSISRGLHNLTSLERLWIWDCPKLRSLPKEGLLATLGLLCITGCPLLQKRCTKKKGKYWPFIANIPYLDVS